The Papaver somniferum cultivar HN1 chromosome 3, ASM357369v1, whole genome shotgun sequence genome includes a region encoding these proteins:
- the LOC113355344 gene encoding uncharacterized protein LOC113355344 gives MEIIESIEDIRLQDPPGEEFTSADLTWTKYGTSEHHDDVAVIPYERVDAFIIGECSIAECPTRFHIEKGRKRTRGSLTSYKSDEYLEYRLYWCSFGPENYGEGGEILPSRRYRINTRNRAARPQSMRGCTCNFIVKRLYARPSAALLIYNDRRQHVNKSGFVCHGPLDRDAIGPGAKTVPYICDEIQQQTMALIYLGIPEENILQNHIESVQRYCGSNSKVSMSASEYVRKMGIIIRRSTHELDLDDQVSIKLWVEKNKKSTFIYQDASDTDSFILGIQTEWQLQQMIRFGHHSLMAADSTFGLKKLKYPLCTLLVFDSRHHALPVAWVITRSFDKQDVSKWMKALVDRARSVDSAWKINGFMIDDAAAEMDPIREIFCCPVLFSIWRVRRSWLRNIIKRCHNIEVQREMFKRLGRIAYSIWGGVDPVDVMEEFIQDFVDQTSFVQYFKACWVPKIEMWLTTMRSLPLASQEASGAIEGYHLKLKRILYDDSHLGSLQRVDWLVHKLNTELHPSYWFDRYADEIDSFQTVKEDYIASSSWHRASQIPENAVIFDGKDRLFAKVISQKDPSQTHIVWNPGSDFSLCDCSWSLQGNLCKHVIMVNMVCSNGQDHQPSMSFQSFRSIILSLWRKPMDDSVALDQSLAWSNQILDQIQRSVELDSSNGVSNIVKNLPLKWTAKKGRTSVGHPSSILGLPAHLKRSSRSVAIKTNRKKNRLTVLS, from the exons ATGGAGATAATAGAATCAATTGAAGATATTAGGTTACAAGATCCACCAGGGGAGGAATTCACATCTGCTGATCTTACTTGGACCAAATATGGAACTTCAGAGCACCATGATGATGTAGCAGTTATTCCATATGAAAGAGTTGATGCATTCATAATTGGCGAGTGTTCTATCGCTGAATGTCCGACCCGGTTTCATATTGAAAAAGGAAGAAAACGTACCAGAGGGAGTTTGACTAGTTACAAGAGCGATGAGTATCTTGAATATCGCCT ATACTGGTGCTCATTTGGTCCAGAAAATTATGGAGAGGGCGGAGAAATATTGCCTAGCAGGAGATATCGAATAAACACTAGAAATCGAGCAGCAAGACCTCAATCAATGAGGGGATGTACTTGCAATTTCATAGTGAAGCGTTTATATGCCCGTCCATCAGCTGCGCTACTTATATACAATGATAGACGTCAACATGTGAACAAGTCTGGATTTGTTTGCCATGGCCCACTAGACCGAGATGCTATAGGTCCTGGTGCTAAAACAGTTCCATACATTTGTGATGAAATCCAGCAACAAACAATGGCATTGATTTATCTGGGCATCCCTGAGGAGAATATATTGCAGAATCACATTGAAAGTGTTCAACGCTACTGCGGTTCAAATTCCAAAGTTAGTATGTCAGCATCAGAGTATGTCCGTAAAATGGGGATCATTATCAGAAGGTCAACACATGAGTTGGATCTTGATGATCAAGTTAGCATCAAATTGTGGGTAGAGAAgaataaaaaatcaacttttataTATCAAGATGCGTCAGATACAGATTCATTCATCTTAGGGATTCAGACAGAGTGGCAGTTGCAACAAATGATCCGTTTTGGACATCACAGTCTCATGGCTGCTGATTCAACATTTGGCCTCAAGAAGCTAAAG TATCCTTTGTGTACACTTCTAGTGTTTGACTCAAGACATCATGCCCTTCCAGTTGCTTGGGTCATAACACGTAGCTTTGACAAGCAAGATGTGTCCAAATGGATGAAAGCTCTTGTTGATCGAGCTCGTTCAGTCGACTCTGCTTGGAAGATCAATGGGTTTATGATTGATGATGCGGCTGCAGAGATGGATCCAATCAG GGAAATATTTTGCTGTCCTGTCCTTTTCTCTATCTGGCGTGTCCGCAGGTCATGGCTCCGAAACATTATCAAAAGATGTCATAACATTGAAGTTCAGCGGGAGATGTTCAAACGTCTTGGGCGAATTGCCTACAGCATATGGGGAGGTGTTGATCCTGTAGATGTCATGGAGGAATTCATTCAAGATTTTGTTGACCAAACTTCCTTCGTGCAATACTTTAAGGCCTGTTGGGTCCCTAAGATTG AAATGTGGCTCACAACTATGAGATCTCTACCGCTTGCCAGCCAGGAGGCTTCTGGTGCCATTGAAGGCTACCATTTGAAGCTGAAGCGTATATTGTATGATGATTCACATCTAGGATCACTGCAACGAGTAGATTGGCTAGTCCACAAGCTGAACACTGAATTACACCCAAGCTACTGGTTCGACCGCTACGCTGATGAAATTGATTCTTTTCAAACTGTCAAGGAGGATTACATTGCATCATCTTCATGGCATCGAGCTTCGCAAATTCCGGAAAATGCTGTTATCTTTGACGGCAAAGATCGCCTCTTCGCCAAGGTCATTAGTCAGAAAGACCCTAGTCAGACACATATAGTGTGGAATCCAGGTTCAGATTTCTCTCTTTGCGACTGTTCGTGGTCATTGCAAGGAAACCTTTGCAAGCATGTGATAATGGTGAATATGGTATGTAGTAATGGCCAGGATCATCAGCCTTCAATGTCATTTCAGTCATTCAGATCAATCATTCTCAGTTTGTGGCGAAAACCCATGGATGATTCAGTTGCACTCGATCAGTCACTTGCATGGTCCAACCAGATATTGGACCAAATTCAGAGATCAGTTGAGTTGGATAGTTCTAATGGTGTTTCCAACATCGTAAAAAATTTACCCTTGAAATGGACTGCTAAAAAAGGTAGAACATCTGTTGGCCATCCATCTTCTATCCTAGGACTTCCTGCTCATTTGAAGAGAAGCTCCCGAAGTGTTGCCATTAAAACGAATAGGAAAAAGAACAGACTTACAGTGTTGAGTTGA